A single region of the Streptomyces vilmorinianum genome encodes:
- a CDS encoding HAMP domain-containing protein — protein MESGTAARRGSGSTRAKGGRSRSGGTVQVDAAAMERLLAALVSMRDGNFRKRLTVSGDGVMAEISAVFNEVADRQMHLTGELSRVRRMVGREGKLSERLEAGASEGAWAAAIEAANALVDDMTRPVSEVGRVLSAVAEGDLDQRMDLRSDGPDGSARPLRGEFLKVARTVNNLVDQLSAFTDEVTRVALEVGTEGKLGGQAQVRGMSGSWKDLTDSVNTMAYRLTAQVRDIALVTTAVAKGDLSRKVTAHVAGEMLELKNTVNTMVDQLSSFSSEVTRVAREVGTEGELGGQAEVAGVAGVWKDLTDSVNTMAGNLTNQVRGIAEVTTAVANGDLSQKVTVSARGEVAQLADTINQMTETLRTFADEVTRVSGEVGAQGLLGGQAQVPGAAGTWKDLTDSVNTVFRNITTQVRDIAQVTTAVANGDLSQKVTVDVAGEMLELKNTVNTMVDQLSAFGSEVTRVAREVGVEGLLGGQAQVPGAAGTWKDLTDSVNTAFRNLTGQVRDIAQVTTAVANGDLSQKVTVDVAGEMLELKNTVNTMVSQLSSFADQVTRMARDVGTEGRLGGQARVDGVSGTWKELTDSVNFMAGNLTSQVRQIAQVTTAVARGDLSQKIDVDARGEILELKNTINTMVDQLSAFAEQVTRVAREVGTDGRLGGQAQVPGVAGVWRDLTDSVNGMAGNLTAQVRNIAQVATAVARGDLSQKIDVDARGEILELKNTLNTMVDQLSSFAEQVTRVAREVGTEGILGGQAEVQGVSGTWKDLTQSVNFMANNLTSQVRNIAEVTTAVAKGDLSKKITVDAKGEILELVTTVNTMVDQLSNFADEVTRVAREVGTEGILGGQARVRGVTGIWKDLSDNVNLMANNLTSQVRNISRVSSAVANGDLTKKVTVEARGEVAELADTVNTMVTTLSSFADEVTRVAREVGTEGELGGQARVPGVSGTWKDLTESVNSMASNLTGQVRQIAAVTTAIAKGDLTKKIDIDARGEIQELKNTINTMVDQLSSFAEEVTRVAREVGTEGILGGQARVRDVDGTWRDLTESVNEMAGNLTRQVRAIAAVATAVTRGDLNLKIDGVDAAGEIQALQDNINTMIANLRDTTLANEEQDWLKGNLARISGLMQGRRDLDDVASLIMSELTPVVSAQHGAFFVAMPTGSATGSAELGGQGEGAYELRMRGSYGYSAGSMPTSFRPGETLIGTAAEEKRTIQVNVPPGYLKISSGLGEAAPAHVIVLPVLFEGKVLGVIELASFQPFTQIQRDFLNQLAELIATTVNTISVNTKTEVLLKQSQELTEQLRERSAELEHRQKELQGSNAELEEKAELLARQNRDIEVKNTEIEEARQVLEERAEQLAVSMRYKSEFLANMSHELRTPLNSLLILAKLLADNADANLSPKQVEFAETIHGAGSDLLQLINDILDLSKVEAGKMDVSPTRIALVQLVDYVEATFRPLTAEKGLDFSVRVSPELPATLHTDEQRLLQVLRNLLSNAVKFTDTGAVELVIRPAGTDVPQSIREQLLEAGSLRDPEAELIAFSVTDTGIGIAAGKMRVIFEAFKQADGTTSRKYGGTGLGLSISREIARLLGGEIYAASEPGRGSTFTLYLPLSPSELPPHGYGPGEAGPMDPQPGPEDGSGGEPGHFAPAPVATDHRSGTGALFRHRRRAAQAGVDERPALPGQPGRAGHAEQIAAGDDRADSEPRRTFSFGGEKVLIVDDDIRNVFALTSVLEQHGLAVLYAENGREGIEVLEQHDDVTVVLMDIMMPEMDGYATTTAIRRMPQFAGLPIIALTAKAMKGDREKAIESGASDYVTKPVDPDHLLSVMEDWMRGNGSGAC, from the coding sequence GTGGAGTCTGGCACGGCGGCGCGGCGCGGCAGCGGCAGCACGCGGGCGAAGGGCGGGCGGTCCCGGAGTGGTGGGACGGTGCAGGTGGACGCGGCGGCCATGGAGCGGCTGCTCGCCGCCCTGGTCTCGATGCGGGACGGGAACTTCCGTAAGCGGCTGACCGTGTCGGGCGACGGCGTGATGGCGGAGATCTCCGCCGTCTTCAACGAGGTCGCCGACCGGCAGATGCATCTGACCGGCGAGTTGTCGCGGGTCAGGCGCATGGTGGGGCGCGAGGGCAAGCTGTCCGAGCGCCTGGAGGCGGGGGCGAGCGAGGGCGCCTGGGCGGCGGCGATCGAGGCCGCGAACGCGCTGGTCGACGACATGACGCGGCCGGTCTCCGAGGTGGGGCGGGTCCTTTCGGCGGTGGCCGAGGGCGATCTCGACCAGCGGATGGACTTGCGTTCGGACGGGCCGGACGGGTCCGCGCGGCCGTTGCGCGGGGAGTTCCTGAAGGTCGCCCGGACGGTGAACAACCTGGTCGACCAGCTGTCGGCGTTCACGGACGAGGTGACGCGGGTCGCGCTGGAGGTCGGTACCGAGGGAAAGCTGGGCGGTCAGGCCCAGGTGCGCGGTATGTCCGGTTCGTGGAAGGATCTCACGGATTCGGTCAACACCATGGCGTACCGGCTGACGGCTCAGGTGCGTGACATTGCTCTCGTGACGACGGCCGTCGCCAAGGGCGATCTGTCCCGGAAGGTCACGGCGCACGTGGCCGGCGAGATGCTTGAGCTGAAGAACACCGTCAACACGATGGTGGACCAGCTGTCCTCGTTCTCCTCCGAGGTGACCCGCGTCGCGCGTGAGGTGGGCACCGAGGGCGAGCTGGGCGGTCAGGCCGAGGTGGCCGGTGTCGCCGGCGTGTGGAAGGACCTGACGGACTCCGTCAACACGATGGCGGGAAATCTCACCAATCAGGTGAGGGGTATCGCCGAGGTCACGACCGCGGTCGCCAACGGCGACCTCTCGCAGAAGGTCACCGTGAGCGCGCGCGGCGAGGTCGCCCAACTCGCGGACACCATCAACCAGATGACCGAGACGCTGCGCACCTTCGCCGACGAGGTGACGCGCGTGTCGGGCGAGGTCGGTGCGCAGGGTCTGCTCGGCGGGCAGGCGCAGGTGCCGGGAGCGGCCGGTACGTGGAAGGACCTGACGGACTCGGTCAACACGGTCTTCCGGAACATCACCACGCAGGTCCGGGACATCGCGCAGGTGACGACGGCGGTCGCCAACGGTGATCTGTCGCAGAAGGTCACGGTCGATGTCGCGGGCGAGATGCTGGAGCTGAAGAACACCGTCAACACGATGGTCGACCAGCTCTCGGCCTTCGGTTCCGAGGTGACCCGGGTGGCCAGGGAGGTCGGCGTCGAGGGTCTGCTCGGCGGGCAGGCGCAGGTGCCGGGAGCGGCGGGCACCTGGAAGGACCTCACGGACTCGGTGAACACGGCGTTCCGCAACCTGACGGGCCAGGTCCGGGACATCGCGCAGGTGACGACGGCGGTCGCCAACGGTGATCTGTCGCAGAAGGTCACGGTCGATGTCGCGGGCGAGATGCTGGAGCTGAAGAACACCGTCAACACGATGGTGTCGCAGCTGTCGTCCTTCGCCGACCAGGTCACGCGGATGGCCAGGGACGTGGGCACGGAGGGCCGCCTCGGCGGTCAGGCCCGTGTCGACGGCGTCTCCGGTACGTGGAAGGAGCTCACCGACTCCGTCAACTTCATGGCCGGCAACCTGACGTCCCAGGTGCGCCAGATCGCCCAGGTCACGACGGCGGTGGCGCGCGGTGACCTGTCGCAGAAGATCGACGTGGACGCGCGCGGTGAGATCCTTGAGCTGAAGAACACCATCAACACGATGGTCGACCAGCTCTCCGCCTTCGCGGAGCAGGTGACCCGGGTGGCCCGTGAGGTGGGTACGGACGGCCGGCTCGGCGGGCAGGCGCAGGTGCCTGGCGTCGCCGGTGTGTGGCGCGACCTGACCGACTCGGTGAACGGCATGGCGGGCAACCTCACCGCCCAGGTCCGTAACATCGCGCAGGTCGCCACCGCGGTGGCGCGCGGTGACCTGTCGCAGAAGATCGACGTGGACGCGCGCGGCGAGATCCTTGAGCTGAAGAACACCCTCAACACCATGGTCGACCAGCTCTCCAGCTTCGCGGAGCAGGTGACCCGGGTGGCCCGTGAGGTGGGTACGGAGGGCATCCTGGGCGGTCAGGCCGAGGTGCAGGGGGTCTCCGGCACCTGGAAGGACCTCACCCAGTCCGTGAACTTCATGGCGAACAACCTGACTTCGCAGGTGCGCAACATCGCCGAGGTCACCACGGCGGTCGCCAAGGGCGATCTGTCGAAGAAGATCACCGTCGACGCCAAGGGCGAGATCCTGGAGCTGGTGACGACCGTCAACACGATGGTCGACCAGCTGTCCAACTTCGCGGACGAGGTGACGCGAGTCGCCCGCGAGGTGGGTACGGAAGGCATCCTGGGCGGTCAGGCGCGGGTGCGCGGGGTCACCGGCATCTGGAAGGACCTGAGCGACAACGTCAACCTGATGGCCAACAACCTGACCAGTCAGGTGCGGAACATCTCCCGGGTCTCCTCTGCGGTCGCCAACGGCGACCTGACGAAGAAGGTCACGGTCGAGGCGCGCGGCGAGGTCGCCGAGCTCGCCGACACCGTCAACACCATGGTGACGACCCTGTCCTCGTTCGCGGACGAGGTGACCCGAGTCGCCCGCGAGGTGGGTACGGAAGGTGAACTGGGCGGCCAGGCAAGGGTTCCGGGCGTCTCCGGCACCTGGAAGGACCTGACCGAGTCGGTGAACTCGATGGCGTCGAACCTCACCGGTCAGGTGCGCCAGATCGCCGCCGTCACGACCGCCATCGCCAAGGGCGATCTCACCAAGAAGATCGACATCGACGCGCGCGGTGAGATCCAGGAGCTGAAGAACACCATCAACACGATGGTCGACCAGCTGTCCTCGTTCGCCGAGGAGGTCACGCGCGTGGCCCGCGAGGTGGGTACGGAGGGCATTCTCGGCGGTCAGGCGCGGGTCCGGGACGTCGACGGTACCTGGCGCGACCTGACGGAGTCCGTGAACGAGATGGCCGGGAACCTGACCCGGCAGGTGCGCGCCATCGCGGCCGTCGCCACCGCGGTGACCCGCGGCGACCTCAACCTCAAGATCGACGGCGTGGACGCGGCGGGCGAGATCCAGGCCCTCCAGGACAACATCAACACCATGATCGCCAACCTGCGCGACACCACCCTCGCCAACGAGGAGCAGGACTGGCTCAAGGGCAACCTCGCCCGGATCTCCGGTCTGATGCAGGGCCGGCGGGATCTGGACGACGTCGCCTCGCTCATCATGAGCGAGCTGACCCCGGTGGTCTCCGCCCAGCACGGCGCCTTCTTCGTCGCGATGCCGACCGGCTCCGCGACCGGCAGCGCCGAACTCGGCGGGCAGGGCGAGGGCGCGTACGAGCTGCGGATGCGCGGCAGTTACGGGTACTCCGCCGGCTCCATGCCCACCTCGTTCCGGCCCGGCGAGACGCTGATCGGGACGGCGGCCGAGGAGAAGCGGACGATCCAGGTCAACGTGCCGCCGGGCTATCTGAAGATCTCCTCCGGGCTCGGCGAGGCGGCCCCTGCGCATGTGATCGTGCTCCCCGTCCTCTTCGAGGGGAAGGTCCTCGGCGTGATCGAGCTGGCTTCCTTCCAGCCCTTCACCCAGATCCAGCGGGACTTCCTCAACCAGCTCGCCGAGCTGATCGCGACGACCGTCAACACCATCAGCGTCAACACCAAGACCGAGGTGCTGCTCAAGCAGTCCCAGGAGCTGACCGAGCAGCTGCGCGAGCGCTCGGCCGAGCTGGAGCACCGGCAGAAGGAGCTCCAGGGCTCCAACGCCGAACTGGAGGAGAAGGCCGAGCTGCTCGCCCGTCAGAACCGGGACATCGAGGTGAAGAACACCGAGATCGAGGAGGCCCGGCAGGTCCTGGAGGAGCGGGCCGAACAGCTCGCCGTCTCCATGCGGTACAAGTCCGAGTTCCTGGCCAACATGTCGCACGAGCTGCGCACCCCGCTCAACTCGCTGCTGATCCTGGCCAAGCTGCTCGCCGACAACGCGGACGCCAACCTCTCGCCCAAGCAGGTCGAGTTCGCCGAGACCATCCACGGCGCCGGCTCCGACCTGCTGCAGCTGATCAACGACATCCTCGATCTGTCCAAGGTCGAGGCGGGCAAGATGGACGTCTCCCCGACCCGTATCGCGCTGGTGCAGCTCGTCGACTACGTCGAGGCGACGTTCCGGCCGCTGACCGCGGAGAAGGGGCTCGACTTCTCGGTCCGGGTCTCGCCCGAACTGCCCGCCACGCTGCACACCGACGAGCAGCGGCTCCTCCAGGTGCTGCGCAACCTGCTCTCCAACGCGGTGAAGTTCACCGACACGGGCGCGGTGGAGCTGGTCATCCGGCCGGCCGGGACGGATGTGCCGCAGTCGATCCGCGAGCAGCTCCTGGAGGCCGGTTCGCTGCGCGACCCGGAGGCCGAGCTGATCGCGTTCTCGGTGACCGACACCGGTATCGGGATCGCGGCGGGCAAGATGCGGGTGATCTTCGAGGCGTTCAAGCAGGCCGACGGGACGACCAGCCGCAAGTACGGCGGTACGGGTCTGGGGCTCTCCATCAGCCGGGAGATCGCGCGGCTGCTCGGCGGCGAGATCTACGCGGCGAGCGAGCCGGGCCGCGGGTCGACGTTCACGCTCTATCTGCCGCTGAGCCCCAGCGAGCTGCCGCCGCACGGGTACGGGCCGGGGGAGGCCGGTCCGATGGACCCGCAGCCGGGTCCGGAGGACGGCTCGGGCGGGGAGCCGGGCCACTTCGCGCCCGCCCCCGTGGCGACCGACCACCGCTCCGGCACGGGCGCGCTGTTCCGGCACCGGCGCAGGGCGGCACAGGCCGGGGTGGACGAGCGGCCGGCGCTGCCGGGACAGCCCGGCCGGGCGGGGCACGCCGAGCAGATCGCGGCGGGCGACGACCGGGCGGACTCCGAGCCGCGCCGTACCTTCTCCTTCGGCGGCGAGAAGGTGCTGATCGTGGACGACGACATCCGTAACGTCTTCGCGCTCACCAGCGTCCTGGAGCAGCACGGTCTGGCGGTGCTGTACGCGGAGAACGGCCGTGAGGGCATCGAGGTCCTGGAACAGCACGACGATGTGACGGTCGTTCTGATGGACATCATGATGCCGGAGATGGACGGATACGCGACGACCACCGCGATCCGCCGGATGCCGCAGTTCGCCGGGCTGCCGATCATCGCGCTCACGGCGAAGGCGATGAAGGGCGATCGGGAGAAGGCGATCGAGTCGGGTGCCTCCGACTACGTCACCAAGCCCGTCGACCCCGATCACCTGCTGTCCGTGATGGAGGACTGGATGCGCGGAAACGGAAGCGGGGCTTGTTGA
- a CDS encoding SpoIIE family protein phosphatase produces the protein MAEPGVETRTRSSVITARAAATFDPVGRSVATARAFVRDTLQGWGYAEVVDDAVVLTSELVTNAVIHAGTAADVLCLRSEDGVRVEVADRYPEREIPVQGGRTLAHPDRENGRGLLLCAALATRWGIEYTPTHKHVWFQLDLPERAIGTRSAGPVLPDALLPVTDSRVRVAVAQIDRMGAITAWNEDAEELFGYSAEQVTGKPLGDLAAWPHTPGIGTGLVEALRLSRWEGSYGIRCADGRVIPVYASHLRVRDAAGDPSTVCLLVREYERAVLQTPQRPPVSDGGSENRATDPFEVFIGSPAPDDLDGLLQRTVERARDMLDGDSAFLLLATDDETELEVRATTGLPSARQRFARVPVETGASRYGSARMPAVHEDLAAVPGAVPLLEGTGMRSVVTVPLKVEGRLTGSLGVAAEGSNRYSNEEALRLQFAADRIALAVESARLGELERLRRGSLSFLVEASDLLAGTLDRDQTLALMAQMTVPTLATWCAVYTIADQASDPYLSYVLHEDEDRIDGLKALLSSIAPPDPVPTPGARVWAAPAEAAHRAALSTSMRELGGTSGPLSSGIDVTLATATVVGGETVVLPLVARNRVIGMLTLGKPSDDHFRQEILELAEDLSRRAALALDNARLYSERMAISQSLQRSLLPPGLPDIPGVEVDVIYRAAGEGNEVGGDFYDLFPIRDNAYGFAIGDVCGTGPEAAAVTGLARHALRLLAREGFGGPAVLERLNAAILDEGARSRFLTLLYGEMWPQEDGSAILKVVCAGHPLPLRLRQDGTVVPAADPQPLLGVLDDLELYEQTVTLEPGDVLLCVTDGVTERREGTRMLGDDGLIEVLKTCTGLTAGAVAARVLRAVERFAQEPASDDMAILAMRLPEPLPGN, from the coding sequence ATGGCAGAGCCGGGCGTCGAGACGCGTACGAGGAGTTCTGTGATCACCGCGCGGGCGGCTGCGACCTTCGACCCCGTCGGGCGGTCCGTCGCGACCGCCCGCGCCTTTGTCCGGGACACCCTCCAGGGATGGGGGTACGCCGAAGTCGTCGACGACGCCGTCGTCCTGACCAGCGAACTCGTCACCAACGCCGTCATCCACGCCGGCACCGCCGCCGACGTCCTGTGTCTGCGCAGCGAGGACGGCGTCCGCGTCGAGGTCGCCGACCGCTACCCCGAGCGCGAGATCCCCGTCCAGGGCGGCCGCACGCTCGCCCACCCCGACCGCGAGAACGGCCGGGGCCTGCTGCTGTGCGCCGCCCTCGCCACCCGCTGGGGCATCGAGTACACCCCCACGCACAAACACGTCTGGTTCCAGCTCGACCTTCCCGAGCGCGCGATCGGCACCCGCTCCGCCGGACCGGTCCTCCCCGACGCACTCCTCCCGGTCACCGACAGCCGCGTCCGCGTCGCCGTCGCCCAGATCGACCGCATGGGTGCCATCACCGCGTGGAACGAGGACGCCGAGGAGCTCTTCGGGTACAGCGCCGAACAGGTCACCGGCAAACCACTCGGCGACCTCGCCGCCTGGCCGCACACCCCCGGCATCGGCACCGGCCTCGTCGAGGCCCTCCGGCTCTCCCGCTGGGAGGGCAGCTACGGCATCCGCTGCGCCGACGGCCGGGTGATCCCCGTGTACGCCTCCCATCTGCGCGTCCGCGACGCCGCGGGCGACCCCTCCACGGTCTGTCTGCTGGTACGGGAGTACGAGCGCGCGGTCCTGCAGACCCCGCAGCGCCCCCCTGTCTCCGACGGCGGCTCGGAGAACCGCGCCACCGACCCCTTCGAGGTCTTCATCGGCTCCCCGGCCCCCGACGACCTCGACGGCCTGCTCCAGCGCACGGTGGAGCGTGCCCGCGACATGCTCGACGGCGACTCCGCCTTCCTCCTCCTCGCCACCGACGACGAGACGGAACTGGAGGTACGGGCCACCACCGGCCTCCCGTCGGCCCGTCAGCGCTTCGCCCGCGTCCCCGTCGAGACCGGCGCCAGCCGCTACGGCTCCGCCCGGATGCCGGCCGTCCACGAGGACCTGGCCGCCGTCCCCGGCGCCGTCCCGCTACTCGAAGGCACCGGCATGCGCTCGGTCGTCACCGTTCCTCTCAAGGTCGAGGGCCGGCTCACCGGCTCGCTCGGCGTCGCCGCCGAAGGCTCCAACCGCTACTCCAACGAAGAGGCCCTGCGCCTGCAGTTCGCGGCCGACCGCATCGCGCTCGCCGTCGAGTCGGCCCGCCTCGGCGAGCTCGAACGCCTCCGCCGCGGCTCCCTCAGCTTCCTCGTCGAGGCCTCCGACCTCCTGGCCGGCACGCTCGACCGCGACCAGACCCTGGCCCTGATGGCCCAGATGACGGTCCCGACCCTCGCCACCTGGTGCGCCGTCTACACGATCGCCGACCAGGCCTCGGACCCGTACCTCTCCTACGTCCTGCACGAGGACGAGGACCGCATCGACGGCCTGAAGGCCCTGCTGTCCTCGATCGCCCCGCCCGACCCGGTGCCCACTCCGGGCGCGCGCGTCTGGGCGGCCCCGGCCGAGGCCGCCCACCGGGCGGCGCTCTCCACCTCGATGCGCGAACTGGGCGGCACGAGCGGCCCGTTGTCCTCCGGAATCGACGTCACACTCGCGACCGCGACCGTGGTCGGCGGGGAGACCGTGGTCCTGCCGCTCGTCGCCCGCAACCGCGTCATCGGCATGCTCACCCTGGGCAAGCCGTCCGACGACCACTTCCGCCAGGAGATCCTCGAACTCGCCGAGGACCTCTCCCGCCGAGCGGCCCTCGCCCTCGACAACGCCCGCCTCTACTCGGAGCGCATGGCGATCAGTCAGTCCCTCCAGCGCAGTCTGCTGCCGCCCGGCCTCCCTGACATCCCGGGGGTCGAGGTCGACGTCATCTACCGCGCGGCCGGCGAGGGCAACGAGGTCGGCGGCGACTTCTACGACCTCTTCCCGATCCGCGACAACGCCTACGGCTTCGCCATCGGCGACGTCTGCGGTACGGGCCCGGAGGCCGCGGCCGTCACGGGCCTGGCCCGCCACGCCCTGCGCCTGCTGGCCCGCGAGGGCTTCGGCGGCCCCGCGGTCCTGGAGCGCCTCAACGCGGCGATCCTCGACGAGGGCGCCCGCAGCCGCTTCCTGACCCTGCTCTACGGCGAGATGTGGCCGCAGGAGGACGGCTCGGCCATCCTCAAGGTCGTCTGCGCCGGTCACCCGCTGCCGCTGCGCCTGCGCCAGGACGGCACGGTCGTCCCGGCCGCCGATCCCCAGCCGCTCCTGGGTGTCCTGGACGACCTGGAGCTGTACGAGCAGACCGTCACGCTCGAGCCGGGCGACGTCCTGCTCTGCGTCACCGACGGCGTCACGGAACGCCGCGAGGGCACGCGCATGCTGGGCGACGACGGCCTGATCGAGGTCCTGAAGACGTGTACGGGCCTGACGGCCGGCGCGGTCGCCGCCCGCGTCCTCCGTGCGGTCGAACGCTTCGCCCAGGAGCCCGCCTCCGACGACATGGCCATCCTGGCGATGCGCCTCCCGGAGCCCCTCCCCGGCAACTGA